Proteins co-encoded in one Rudaeicoccus suwonensis genomic window:
- a CDS encoding glycosyltransferase family 4 protein gives MPVSDTAEAPRLRLLYLSWRDRENPEAGGAETFTERTAEVLTELGHEVTIVTSRFPGSAAVDRHGPVRVLRRGGRFTCYLRGMLYAAQHRDDFDLILDVQNGVPFWSPLVTGTPVINIVHHTHRDQWSVIFPQRVARIGWFLESRVAPWVYRRSRYVTVSQASRRDLVGLGVDADRIDLVYSGNDHPADLRQYADVPRTPAPSITVLGRLVPHKQVEIAIDILADLTVDQPELRLNVVGEGYWRDALVDHAHQRGVADRVDFHGFVTEERKHQLLAQSWLVLMPSHKEGWGLTIVEAGLHATPALAFEHAGGPTESIMHGLTGLLATDADELTNQVRVLLTNHDLRHRLGVTAREHALSFDWRSSGAQLERSIRSVLGQVERPDSPPIVAPRLRSLDEIVAEHESATPTP, from the coding sequence GTGCCGGTGTCCGACACCGCGGAAGCACCGCGACTGCGCCTGTTGTACCTCTCCTGGCGCGATCGTGAGAACCCCGAAGCAGGCGGTGCCGAGACGTTCACCGAGCGCACCGCTGAGGTGCTCACCGAACTCGGGCACGAGGTCACCATCGTCACCAGCCGGTTTCCCGGCAGCGCCGCCGTCGACCGGCACGGCCCGGTGCGCGTGCTGCGACGCGGTGGCCGGTTCACCTGCTATCTGCGCGGAATGCTGTATGCCGCCCAGCACCGCGACGACTTCGACCTGATCCTGGATGTGCAGAACGGTGTGCCCTTCTGGAGCCCGTTGGTCACCGGGACACCGGTCATCAACATCGTGCATCACACCCACCGTGACCAGTGGTCGGTGATCTTTCCCCAGCGCGTCGCGCGTATCGGGTGGTTCCTCGAATCCCGGGTCGCTCCGTGGGTCTACCGCCGATCGCGCTACGTGACCGTCTCTCAGGCGAGCCGTCGCGACCTCGTCGGGCTCGGCGTCGACGCCGATCGCATCGACCTGGTGTATTCCGGCAACGACCACCCCGCGGATCTGCGGCAGTATGCCGATGTCCCGCGCACGCCGGCGCCGTCCATCACCGTGCTCGGGCGGCTGGTGCCCCACAAGCAGGTCGAGATCGCGATCGACATACTCGCCGATCTCACCGTCGACCAGCCGGAGTTACGGCTGAACGTTGTCGGTGAGGGCTACTGGCGCGACGCTTTGGTCGATCACGCACACCAGCGGGGCGTCGCCGACCGGGTGGACTTCCACGGCTTCGTCACCGAGGAGCGCAAGCATCAACTGCTGGCCCAGTCATGGCTGGTGCTGATGCCCTCGCACAAGGAGGGCTGGGGATTGACGATCGTCGAAGCGGGTCTGCACGCGACGCCGGCGCTGGCCTTCGAGCACGCCGGCGGACCCACCGAGTCGATCATGCACGGGCTGACCGGGCTGCTTGCGACCGACGCGGACGAACTGACCAACCAGGTGCGGGTGCTGCTCACCAACCATGACCTGCGGCACCGGCTGGGCGTGACCGCTCGCGAGCACGCGCTGTCCTTCGACTGGCGTTCGAGTGGTGCGCAGTTGGAGCGGTCGATCCGGTCGGTGCTGGGTCAGGTCGAGCGACCGGATTCACCCCCCATCGTGGCTCCCCGGCTGCGGTCGCTGGACGAGATCGTCGCCGAACACGAATCGGCGACGCCGACACCCTGA
- a CDS encoding DUF2613 family protein translates to MNPANKIIYNVGGAIVGALLAAVAIFGLVQQQGSQTQPQTYKGAITYNQ, encoded by the coding sequence ATGAATCCGGCAAACAAGATCATCTACAACGTCGGCGGCGCCATCGTCGGCGCGCTGCTTGCTGCCGTCGCGATCTTCGGCCTGGTGCAGCAGCAGGGCTCGCAGACCCAGCCGCAGACCTACAAGGGCGCCATCACCTACAACCAGTGA